The following are from one region of the Etheostoma spectabile isolate EspeVRDwgs_2016 unplaced genomic scaffold, UIUC_Espe_1.0 scaffold272, whole genome shotgun sequence genome:
- the LOC116685849 gene encoding protein kinase C iota type-like has translation MECRSEVRTYSAACQAAAHHDQGIDDEGDPCTISSQMELEEAFRIYSRTKRSGRLLHVFPSIPERPGMPCPGEDSE, from the exons ATGGAGTGCAGGAGTGAGGTGAGAACGTATAGTGCAGCGTGCCAAGCAGCAGCCCATCACGATCAAGGGATCGATGATGAAG gggaccCTTGTACCATCTCGTCCCAGATGGAGCTGGAGGAGGCTTTTCGTATTTACAGTCGAACCAAGAGGTCTGGACGACTGCTGCATG tGTTCCCCAGCATCCCGGAGCGGCCTGGCATGCCCTGCCCTGGAGAGGACAGTGAGTAA